A stretch of Oncorhynchus keta strain PuntledgeMale-10-30-2019 unplaced genomic scaffold, Oket_V2 Un_contig_15780_pilon_pilon, whole genome shotgun sequence DNA encodes these proteins:
- the LOC127919111 gene encoding uncharacterized protein LOC127919111 encodes MTRSVQTQESLNPNNLEYWMEDIYTPGYDSLLKRKEAEFRRAKVCKIGALIAAAACTVILVIVVPIFTGRDTCISSVTGRDTCISSVTGRDTCISSVTGRDTCISSVTGRDTCISSVTGRDTCISSVTGRDTCISSVTGRDTCISSVTGRDTCISSVTGRDTCISSVTGRDTCISSVTGRDTCISSVTGRDTCISSVTGRDTCISSVTGRDTCISSVTGRDTCISSVTGRDTCISSVTGRDTCISSVTGRDTCISSVTGRDTCISSVTGRDTCIGSVTGRDTCISSVTGRDTCISSVTGRDTCISSVTGRDTCISSVTGRDTCISSVTGRDTCISSVTGRDTCISSVTGRDTCIGSVSGIDCTNLPGCHKH; translated from the exons ATGACTAGGAGTGTGCAA ACGCAGGAGTCATTGAACCCCAATAACCTGGAGTACTGGATGGAGGATATCTACACGCCAGGTTACGATTCGCTGCTGAAGAGGAAGGAAGCGGAGTTTCGGAGGGCCAAGGTGTGCAAGATTGGAGCGCTGATTGCCGCGGCCGCCTGCACTGTGATCCTGGTCATCGTTGTGCCCATAT tcactgggagagacacttgtattagttcagtgactgggagagacacttgtattagttcagtgactgggagagacacttgtattagttcagtgactgggagagacacttgtattagttcagtcactgggagagacacttgtattagttcagtcactgggagagacacttgtattagttcagtcactgggagagacacttgtattagttcagtcactgggagagacacttgtattagttcagtgactgggagagacacttgtatta GTtcagtgactgggagagacacttgtattagttcagtgactgggagagacacttgtattagttcagtgactgggagagacacttgtattagttcagtcactgggagagacacttgtattagttcagtcactgggagagacacttgtattagttcagtcactgggagagacacttgtattagttcagtcactgggagagacacttgtattagttcagtgactgggagagacacttgtatta GTTCAGTCACTGGGAGAGACACTTGTATTAGTtcagtgactgggagagacacttgtattagttcagtgactgggagagacacttgtattagttcagtgactgggagagacactTGTATAGGTTCAGTCACTGGGAGAGACACTTGTATTAGTtcagtgactgggagagacacttgtattagttcagtgactgggagagacacttgtattagttcagtgactgggagagacacttgtattagttcagtgactgggagagacacttgtattagttcagtgactgggagagacacttgtattagttcagtgactgggagagacacttgtattagttcagtgactgggagagacactTGTATAGGTTCAGTCAGCGGTATCGACTGCACCAATCTCCCAGGCTGTCACAAACACTAA